Proteins from a genomic interval of Trichoderma breve strain T069 chromosome 2, whole genome shotgun sequence:
- a CDS encoding AAA domain-containing protein, which translates to MSRIDKLSISGVRSFSPAVREAIQFNTPLTLIVGYNGSGKTTIIECLKYATTGELPPNSKGGAFIHDPKLAGEKEVMAQVKLQFRSINDRQHVATRSIQLAAKKNTRTQKTLDCSLVVVNNGERTTTSTRQAQLDEMIPERLGVSPAILDAVIFCHQDESLWPLSEPGALKKRFDEIFEALKYTKAIENLKVVRKKQVEQLAILQGDEAHHKVMKDKGERAEKHMTVLQGEIEAARAECESLTNEMEECQEKIRQKHEQANSFLQIVQNLNNKREQLEYRQDAVDELRQTIDELQEDDATLERFLAQYEESMGRYQQEAEQYKAQYAELQNELTKHRQTQSAKLAEQGKHQSDKDKYERQLKARVELIQEAARQYNLRGFDEDLNDQHVQSFQDKIQRLLTEKKRDLERLQKENAAELDKATGVITELEGRKAARTQDRVSAKQRMGAIEKRTSVLQNEAGSIDVDEGAKAILDGQLEELESRLRHVQQDMDKSNWDQQLTEANDKQWQLESENEKLGRELVECTRLASERAQLELRKKEMADRKRKLETLTETWKPKLDNVLGSDWEPASLDSRFQSVQGRRSKALQDAQKLRDQTRQKQQKVEYKLKNAKEMHEKKTQEMARSKQEVVAVLQNVRDGAVVEDYVEEVAAVEQQVEELRTDLSLFDALFDYYNKCKRMLDTQKRCRLCDRHFDDSQSAALDRLSKKIDKHLDPKGKVDTEKDLKEAVDNLELLQLPALQSEWKTAEAEFESLEKQLEEEDALVVAEEEKLRDLGDLAKTVTNISQTVREIKDAEAQVERIVSQQSSSGVSRSVDEIHELQSNLSEQLRGLKNKISKLTADRQRMKDQINSLELEKSELRNKIGRTAGQLEKKKDLQNQIQTLKEDYTHQREVIQRTDEELEKIEPGIAEARSARDEMLRLGRSKEQVITDQRDAIMNSMSEIKMLDSDIQDYVDRGGLTNLASNQRAIASLETAISTTEKEIADLTVRTNKLKQDIDSGDRKKKNISDNINYRKHLRTLDVLRTEIAELEDRNAHEDYDRLQREARSLENMSNRLLAERGSVMGTMKSKDEELGRLLKEWEMDYKDAKRQYRESHIRVETTKAAIQDLSQCTATVDKAVMQFHAMKMAEVNRIASELWQTTYQGTDIDTILIRSDHESNTTGKRTYNYRLCMVKQDTEMDMRGRCSAGQKVLASIVIRLALAESFGVNCGLIALDEPTTNLDRDNIKSLAESLHRIIQTRQQQSNFQLIVITHDEEFLRHMRCSDFCDSFFRVKRDEKQNSVISRESITKIF; encoded by the exons ATGTCGAGAATAGACAAGCTCTCCATTTCCGGCGTCCGGTCCTTCAGCCCGGCTGTTCGGGAGGCCATTCAGTTCAACACTCCGTTGACGCTCATTGTTGGCTATAATGGATCCGGAAAGACAACAATCATTGAATGCTTGAAATATGCAACCACCGGCGAACTGCCTCCCAACAGCAAGGGTGGTGCCTTCATTCACGATCCAAAG CTCgctggagaaaaagaggtCATGGCCCAGGTCAAACTGCAATTCCGCTCCATCAACGATCGACAGCATGTGGCAACTCGAAGCATACAACTCGCCGCGAAGAAGAACACCCGCACCCAAAAGACGCTTGACTGCTCATTAGTCGTCGTCAATAATGGAGAGCGAACAACGACATCAACCAGACAGGCGcagcttgatgagatgattccTGAGCGGCTCGGCGTTTCCCCAGCTATTCTCGACGCCGTTATATTCTGTCACCAGGACGAGTCTCTTTGGCCGTTGAGTGAGCCTGgagccttgaagaagcgctTTGATGAAATTTTTGAGGCTTTGAAATACACAAAGGCTATTGAAAATCTCAAGGTGGTCCGGAAAAAGCAGGTAGAGCAGCTTGCAATACTCCAAGGTGATGAGGCGCACCACAAGGTCATGAAAGATAAGGGCGAACGGGCTGAAAAGCATATGACTGTGCTTCAGGGTGAAATTGAAGCAGCCCGCGCCGAGTGCGAATCGCTTACAAacgagatggaggaatgCCAGGAGAAGATACGCCAAAAACACGAGCAAGCCAATAGTTTCCTCCAAATCGTGCAGAATCTCAACAACAAAAGGGAGCAGCTTGAATACAGGCAGGACGCCGTTGACGAGCTCAGACAGACAATTGACGAGCtgcaagaagatgatgcGACCCTCGAGCGTTTCTTGGCCCAATACGAAGAGAGCATGGGTCGCTACCAGCAAGAAGCCGAGCAGTACAAGGCTCAATACGCCGAGCTCCAAAATGAGCTGACGAAGCATCGCCAAACCCAGTCGGCAAAGTTGGCCGAGCAAGGGAAACACCAGTCAGATAAAGATAAATATGAGCGCCAGCTGAAAGCAAGAGTGGAATTAATTCAAGAAGCTGCACGACAATACAACCTCAGAGGGTTTGACGAGGACCTAAATGACCAACATGTACAATCTTTCCAAGACAAGATTCAGAGGCTCTtgacagaaaagaagagggatcTGGAACGACTACAGAAAGAGAACGCTGCGGAATTGGACAAGGCTACAGGCGTCATTACAGAGCTTGAAGGTCGCAAAGCGGCCAGAACGCAAGATCGGGTTTCTGCAAAACAGCGGATGGGAGCCATTGAAAAGCGTACAAGTGTCCTGCAAAATGAGGCCGGGAGCATTGACGTCGACGAGGGAGCCAAGGCCATCCTGGATGGACAGCTTGAAGAACTGGAGTCTCGGCTCAGGCATGTTCAACAGGACATGGATAAGTCTAACTGGGATCAACAGTTGACCGAGGCCAACGACAAACAGTGGCAGCTGGAAAGCGAAAATGAAAAGCTAGGTCGCGAGCTGGTTGAATGTACAAGACTGGCATCAGAGCGGGCACAGCTTGAGCTCCGCAAGAAAGAGATGGCAGATCGGAAAAGAAAGCTTGAGACGCTGACCGAGACTTGGAAACCCAAGCTTGATAATGTCCTTGGATCTGATTGGGAGCCAGCATCGCTGGACTCCCGCTTCCAGTCGGTCCAGGGGCGTCGAAGCAAAGCCCTTCAAGATGCACAAAAACTCCGAGACCAGACAAGGCAGAAACAGCAAAAGGTTGAGTACAAGCTCaaaaatgcaaaagaaaTGCATGAGAAAAAGACTCAGGAGATGGCCAGGAGTAAACAGGAAGTTGTTGCTGTCCTGCAAAACGTACGCGACGGTGCTGTTGTCGAAGACTATGTGGAAGAAGTTGCAGCTGTTGAACAACAAGTTGAAGAGCTCCGGACTGATCTTAGCCTCTTTGATGCTCTCTTTGACTATTATAACAAGTGCAAGCGTATGCTGGACACGCAGAAGAGATGTAGGCTTTGCGACCGTCATTTTGATGACAGCCAGAGCGCAGCTCTCGATCGCCTCAGCAAAAAGATTGATAAGCACTTGGACCCGAAAGGCAAAGTTGATACGGAAAAGGACCTGAAAGAGGCTGTGGACAATTTGGAATTGTTAC AACTCCCTGCTCTCCAGAGCGAATGGAAAACTGCAGAAGCAGAATTTGAATCTCTGGAAAAACagcttgaggaagaagacgctcttgttgttgcagaggaagagaagctaaGAGACCTTGGAGATTTAGCCAAAACAGTCACCAACATCTCTCAAACTGTCAGAGAAATcaaagatgccgaggctcAAGTAGAACGCATCGTATCTCAACAATCATCCAGCGGGGTTTCTCGTAGCGTTGACGAGATCCATGAGCTTCAGTCAAATCTATCTGAGCAGCTCAGAGGCCTAAAGAATAAAATATCCAAGCTCACGGCTGATAGACAGCGGATGAAGGATCAAATCAACTCACTCGAGCTTGAGAAGAGTGAGCTGCGAAACAAGATTGGTCGCACCGCAGGGcagctcgagaagaagaaagatcTTCAAAACCAGATCCAGACTCTCAAGGAGGATTACACCCATCAGCGTGAAGTGATTCAGCGAACtgatgaggagctggaaaagatCGAGCCGGGCATTGCAGAGGCACGGTCGGCCCGCGATGAAATGCTTCGTCTTGGTCGATCCAAGGAGCAAGTCATCACCGATCAGCGCGATGCCATCATGAACTCGATGAGCGAAATTAAGATGCTGGACAGCGATATTCAAGACTATGTTGATCGTGGTGGCCTAACTAATCTTGCGTCCAACCAACGGGCCATTGCCTCTCTCGAGACAGCCATCAGCACTacggagaaggagattgctGATCTTACCGTGCGGACGaacaagctcaagcaagACATTGACAGCGGGGACcgtaaaaagaagaatattAGTGACAATATCAACTACCGCAAGCATTTGCGAACGCTCGATGTTCTACGGACGGAGATTGCAGAACTAGAGGATCGTAATGCTCACGAGGATTATGACCGCCTCCAAAGAGAGGCTCGCTCACTGGAGAACATGTCCAACCGGCTGTTGGCCGAGCGTGGATCTGTCATGGGCACAATGAAGTCAaaggatgaggagcttgGTCGTCTCCTGAAAGAATGGGAGATGGATTACAAGGACGCCAAGCGGCAGTATCGTGAATCCCATATCCGGGTCGAAACCACAAAGGCAGCGATCCAAGATTTGAGCCAGTGCACTGCTACCGTCGATAAGGCGGTGATGCAATTCCACGccatgaagatggcagaggtCAACCGCATCGCCAGCGAACTCTGGCAGACAACCTACCAGGGCACCGACATTGATACCATCCTCATCCGCTCCGACCACGAAAGCAATACCACCGGTAAGCGCACCTACAACTACCGCCTCTGCATGGTCAAGCAGGACACCGAGATGGACATGCGCGGCCGCTGCTCAGCCGGCCAAAAGGTGCTCgccagcatcgtcatccgcCTGGCACTCGCGGAGTCGTTTGGCGTCAACTGCGGGCTCATTGCCCTGGACGAGCCGACGACGAACCTCGATAGGGACAATATCAAGTCCCTGGCTGAGAGCTTGCATCGCATCATCCAGacgaggcagcagcagagcaacTTTCAGCTCATTGTGATTACGCACGATGAGGAGTTTTTGAGGCACATGCGGTGCAGCGACTTTTGCGATAGCTTTTTCAGGGtcaagagagatgagaagcagAATAGCGTGATTTCGAGGGAGAGCATTACCAAAATCTTTTAG
- a CDS encoding GATA zinc finger domain-containing protein, protein MAGPPPLQGDFFGFGNLDVLPMFPPAGPSQGILDSDSHAHAHAHAHALRFDDDDNDDDAMALLEGNMMAQFGSDMGLGLDPMAAMMDGDGSDIISPDAILTAQDQFNTVANDVPGAGPLPAAAFAPPAMSSSNPLTEFTKRRNWPAKVVEELRDLLQILDSNGRIRYVSPSITALAGYTTEEVQDTFLKHLIHPDDQGVLVAELHESIATGNPLRMFYRMKKKDGTYAIFEAVGHAHIAAARFAPNPNNQSPFCQAVFMMARLYPTKNAALLDSFLEHKIENERLRRRIAELRREEEAEAEEAQRQWAQSREGRSDITPSEDAGRSSSTAYAASNLPTDMSMSSGNTDGALTRKNLEDVTADTIALLTGIENGERMSNGNRSPTLIKGDAGIAMPMDRDSRSGDKKKKLKLAEEYVCTDCGTLDSPEWRKGPNGPKTLCNACGLRWAKKEKKRNSVGTPLAKPAQA, encoded by the exons ATGGCCGGCCCACCTCCACTCCAGGGCGACTTCTTCGGCTTTGGCAACCTCGACGTCCTGCCCATGTTCCCGCCAGCAGGCCCCAGCCAAGGCATTCTAGATTCAGATtctcatgctcatgctcacGCTCATGCTCATGCGCTGCGgttcgacgacgacgacaacgacgacgacgccatggCACTTCTCGAGGGCAACATGATGGCTCAGTTCGGCAGCGACATGGGCCTCGGCCTGGACCCCATGGCCGCCATGATGGACGGAGACGGCAGCGACATCATCTCGCCAGACGCCATCCTCACGGCCCAGGACCAGTTCAACACCGTCGCCAACGACGTTCCCGGTGCGGGGCCGTTgccagccgccgcctttgCACCACCCGCCATGTCCAGCAGCAACCCGCTGACCGAGTTCACCAAGAGACGCAACTGGCCGGCaaaggtggtggaggagctcaGGGACTTGCTGCAGATTCTCGATTCCAACGGCCGCATCAGATATGTGTCTCCCAGCATCACCGCGCTCGCCGGCTACACCACGGAGGAGGTCCAAGACACCTTTTTGAAGCATCTGATCCATCCCGACGACCAGGGCGTGCTCGTTGCGGAGCTTCACGAATCCATTGCAACCGGCAACCCGCTGCGCATGTTCTaccggatgaagaagaaggatggcACCTATGCGATATTCGAAGCCGTGGGTCATGCCCACATTGCGGCTGCCCGATTTGCACCAAATCCAAACAATCAGTCGCCCTTTTGCCAGGCcgtcttcatgatggccCGTCTCTACCCGACCAAAAACGCCGCGCTGCTAGACTCGTTCCTGGAGCACAAGATTGAAAACGAGAGGCTACGGCGTCGCATAGCCGAGCTAcggagagaggaggaggcagaagCGGAGGAGGCGCAAAGACAGTGGGCGCAGAGCCGAGAGGGCCGGTCGGATATCACCCCATCTGAGGATGCTGGCCGATCGTCATCAACAGCATACGCAGCTTCCAACTTGCCCACCGACATGTCCATGTCATCGGGAAATACCGATGGCGCATTGACTCGAAAGAACCTGGAAGATGTAACAGCAG ATACCATAGCTCTGTTGACAGGCATAGAGAATGGCGAGCGGATGAGCAATGGCAACCGGAGCCCTACCCTTATCAAGGGCGATGCGGGAATTGCCATGCCCATGGATAGGGATTCTAGATCAGGcgataagaagaagaaactgaaGCTGGCAGAGGAATATGTCTGCACAGATTGCG GCACTCTTGATTCTCCAGAATGGCGAAAGGGACCCAACGGCCCAAAGACACTCTGTAACGCCTGTGGATTACGATGGgcgaagaaggaaaagaagcgcaATAGCGTCGGCACACCGTTGGCCAAGCCAGCTCAGGCCTAg
- a CDS encoding amidase domain-containing protein — protein sequence MAPPESFANYPDVLEGPDTGYNQRIDHNPILRGLPLVVGSGIICNVGVVARFFYGNAGFTKIKDMPALDDVSPTFHPTVTPLGQTGPMIEFEPELLTSQHSSSKARYYSAGDYHELYKSGSATPLQVIETLLGLTTGTSKYSDAWVDAHGAEKLAVEAAKASTERWAAGNPLGILDGVPIGVKDDTEVKGYVSHFGMKYNASLPFFAPQEETVWPVKKLQEAGAIVLGKNKMHELGSDTSGVNVAQGTPTNHFNKTYYPGGSSNGGGSSTGAGVVPIAVGTDAGGSVRIPANFNGVYGLKPTHHRTHVMQMTMCVTGPIAANVADLTIAYRVMSQPDASCPTQGRFALSLPPAPSAKRVMGVFRDWFNKADPPVRELCDKALDHFASKRGYEIVDISLPFLPEFQVAHAQLCLAEMAEKNRRRTPNPAHHQSLAGPANRLLLTMGALVSGADYLKINAFRTVLMNHLAFLFQKYPGLMIMTPTSPLIGWPRSPSDDSYGMSDTNITMRNMSYVFLANMTGTPSITAPVGLLATGEWGSEEQLLAWAREAEEYLHETYPEGRRRPDTWVDVMALARGQK from the exons ATGGCTCCCCCGGAGAGCTTCGCCAATTATCCTGATGTCCTGGAAGGGCCGGATACGGGATACAATCAGAGGATAGATCACAACCCGATCTTACGGGGCTTACCTCTCGTTGTGGGTTCTGGAAT TATATGCAACGTCGGTGTTGTGGCAAGGTTCTTTTACGGGAACGCGGGATTCACCAAGATCAAAGACATGCCGGCCCTGGACGATGTCTCGCCTACTTTTCAT CCTACCGTCACACCGTTGGGCCAGACAGGGCCCATGATTGAATTCGAGCCGGAGCTGCTCACCTCCCAGCactcttcatccaaggcgCGATACTACTCCGCCGGCGACTACCACGAGCTGTACAAGAGCGGCAGCGCCACTCCGTTGCAGGTCATTGAGACGCTGCTCGGCCTGACCACCGGCACGAGTAAGTACAGTGACGCCTGGGTGGACGCTCACGGCGCCGAGAAGCTCGCTGTCGAAGCGGCCAAGGCGTCGACGGAGCGGTGGGCTGCGGGAAACCCGCTGGGTATCTTGGATGGCGTGCCGATTGGAGTCAAGGATGATACGGAGGTGAAGGGCTACGTCAGCCATTTCGGCATGAAGTACAATGCTTCGCTGCCGTTCTTTGCGCCGCAGGAGGAGACGGTGTGGccggtgaagaagctgcaggaggCGGGTGCCATTGTGCTGGGCAAGAATAAGATGCATGAGCTTGGATCAG ATACTAGCGGTGTCAAT GTCGCCCAAGGAACTCCCACCAACCACTTCAACAAGACCTACTATCCCGGAGGCTCATCCAACGGAGGCGGCTCGTCCACGGGCGCCGGCGTCGTCCCCATCGCCGTCGGCACGGACGCCGGCGGCAGCGTCCGCATCCCGGCCAACTTCAACGGCGTCTACGGCCTCAAGCCCACCCACCACCGCACCCACGTCATGCAGATGACCATGTGCGTCACGGGCCCTATCGCCGCAAACGTCGCCGACCTGACCATTGCCTACCGCGTCATGTCCCAGCCCGACGCCTCCTGCCCGACGCAGGGCCGCTTCGCCCTCTCCTTGCCGCCCGCGCCGTCTGCAAAGCGTGTCATGGGCGTCTTCCGAGACTGGTTCAACAAGGCCGACCCCCCCGTGAGAGAATTGTGCGACAAGGCGCTTGATCACTTCGCCTCCAAGCGCGGGTACGAAATCGTCGACATCAGTCTCCCCTTTCTCCCCGAGTTCCAGGTCGCCCACGCCCAGCTCTGCCTCGCCGAGATGGCGGAAAAGAACCGCCGCCGGACCCCCAACCCGGCGCACCACCAGTCCCTCGCCGGCCCGGCAAACAGACTCCTCCTTACCATGGGCGCTCTGGTGTCCGGCGCCGACTATCTCAAGATAAACGCCTTTCGCACCGTCTTGATGAACCACCTCGCTTTTCTATTCCAAAAGTACCCGGGTCTGATGATCATGACGCCCACGTCGCCCCTGATTGGATGGCCGCGGTCGCCCAGTGATGACTCCTACGGCATGAGTGacaccaacatcaccatGCGAAACATGTCGTACGTATTCCTGGCCAACATGACGGGCACCCCGTCCATCACGGCGCCGGTAGG CTTGCTCGCTACGGGTGAGTGGGGGAGCGAAGAGCAGCTGTTGGCGTGGGCGAGGGAGGCTGAGGAGTATCTGCACGAGACGTATCCTGAGGGACGTAGACGGCCTGATACATGGGTGGATGTCATGGCGTTGGCTCGAGGTCAGAAGTAG